Within the Pseudonocardia alni genome, the region CGGGATGCGGAGGTCATGACCCCAGAGTGCCCGAGTATCACCCGATCGTGCAGCGGCCGGTCGGACCGACTCAGACCGACACGGCGGCGGGCTCGGGCGCGGCGGTGTCCGCGGGGTCGCCGGTCGGGGTGGCGCGGGGGTCGACGGGGGCCGGGCGGGTCGCGGTGCCGGCCCACACCCAGGCGGCCGCGGCGGCGGTCAACCCGGCGCCGAGCACGTGCAGCGAGACCAGCAGCTCCGGGACCCCGAGGGCGTACTGGACACCGCCGAGCGCGCCCTGGGCGAGGACGACCACGACGAGCACCCGGAACCGGCGCAGCAGCGCCGGTGGGGCGGACACCGCGTGCAGCAGGAACCCGAGCCCGACCAGGGTGCCGAGGTAGAGGAACAGCGTGTCGACGTGCAGCTGCGCGAGCGCCGGGATCGGCACGTCCAGGCGCGGGGTCTCCGGGTCCCCGCCGTGCGGACCGGCCGCGGTGACCAGTGTCCCCGCGACGAGCAGGACGGCCAGCACGGCGGTGGAGAACAGCACCAGACCGCGTCCGCCGGCGGGGACCGTGCGGGTCACCGGGCCGTCGGCCTCGCCTGCGGCGCCGACGAGCAGCACCGCGAACCAGACCAGCACCATCGAGGCCAGGAAGTGCAGCATCACCGTCCACCAGGCCAGCCCGAGCAGCACGGTGATCCCGCCGATGGCGGCCTGCGCGACGACGCCGAGCGGCATCGCCAGCGCCAGCCCGGTGAGGCGGCGCCGCCGCGGCCGGGTGGCCAGGGCGCCGAGCAGCGCGGCGCCCGCGGTGAGGACGACGAGGACGCCCAGCAGTCGATTGCCGAACTCGATCCACATGTGCAGCGGCGCGATCTCGGCGTGGTCGACCGGGATCATGCTGCCCGGCTCGCACTGCGGCCAGGTCGAGCAGCCGAGGCCGGAGCCGGTGACCCGGACGACCGAGCCGGTCACCCCGATCCCGATCTGGGCGATCAGGTTCGCGATCGCCAGCCGGCGCATCAGCACCGGGGGGGTGGAGGGCACGCGCGACAGCAGCACACTACGCATCGTAGAAGACGGGGCTCAGGTCCAGCGCACCAGCCGCGACGCCGCCACCCCGGCGACGACCGCCCAGCCGGTCAGCACCAGCAGCGGCCCGGCCGCGGGGAACTCGCCCGCGCCGAGGGCCGAGCGCAGCGCCTCGGCCAGCG harbors:
- a CDS encoding COX15/CtaA family protein, whose protein sequence is MRSVLLSRVPSTPPVLMRRLAIANLIAQIGIGVTGSVVRVTGSGLGCSTWPQCEPGSMIPVDHAEIAPLHMWIEFGNRLLGVLVVLTAGAALLGALATRPRRRRLTGLALAMPLGVVAQAAIGGITVLLGLAWWTVMLHFLASMVLVWFAVLLVGAAGEADGPVTRTVPAGGRGLVLFSTAVLAVLLVAGTLVTAAGPHGGDPETPRLDVPIPALAQLHVDTLFLYLGTLVGLGFLLHAVSAPPALLRRFRVLVVVVLAQGALGGVQYALGVPELLVSLHVLGAGLTAAAAAWVWAGTATRPAPVDPRATPTGDPADTAAPEPAAVSV